A single genomic interval of Bradyrhizobium japonicum USDA 6 harbors:
- a CDS encoding ABC transporter ATP-binding protein has translation MVAATALAEVTTPPAAGAALDIEQVSHAFDIDGTELPVLSDVSISVEPGEFVALLGPSGCGKSTLLRLVAGLDKPKAGTLREDEVRITRPHPSRVVVFQDPTLFPWRSVWDNVALGLEAQGILKSQRQRVDDALDLVGLSSFRNAYPHQLSGGMAQRVALARALVNDPKILILDEPLGKLDSLTRITMQAELVSLWQRKGFTTLLVTHDAEEALVLANRVIVFSDRPARVKADIRVDRPYPRHRGDPYLADLRRQILGLLGLDATW, from the coding sequence ATGGTAGCCGCAACCGCACTGGCCGAGGTCACGACCCCGCCGGCCGCAGGCGCCGCGCTCGACATCGAGCAGGTCAGCCACGCCTTCGACATCGACGGCACTGAGCTGCCTGTTCTCAGCGACGTCAGCATCTCCGTGGAGCCGGGCGAGTTCGTCGCGCTGCTCGGCCCCTCCGGCTGCGGCAAGTCGACCTTGCTCCGGCTGGTCGCCGGCCTCGACAAGCCCAAGGCCGGGACGCTGCGTGAGGACGAGGTGCGCATCACCCGCCCGCATCCGTCGCGCGTCGTCGTGTTCCAGGATCCGACCCTGTTTCCCTGGCGGTCGGTCTGGGACAACGTCGCCCTGGGCCTCGAGGCCCAGGGCATTTTGAAGAGCCAGCGGCAGCGCGTGGATGACGCGCTCGATCTCGTTGGTCTGTCGTCGTTTCGCAACGCCTATCCCCATCAGCTGTCCGGCGGCATGGCGCAGCGCGTTGCGCTCGCCCGCGCGCTCGTGAATGATCCAAAAATCCTGATCCTCGACGAGCCGCTCGGCAAGCTCGACTCGCTGACCCGCATCACCATGCAGGCCGAGCTCGTCTCGCTCTGGCAGCGCAAGGGCTTTACCACGCTGCTGGTGACGCATGACGCCGAGGAGGCGCTGGTGCTCGCCAACCGCGTCATCGTGTTCAGCGACCGCCCGGCGCGGGTGAAGGCCGACATCCGTGTCGACCGGCCCTATCCGCGCCATCGCGGCGATCCATATCTGGCCGACCTGCGCCGCCAGATTCTCGGCTTGTTGGGATTGGACGCTACATGGTGA
- the glgA gene encoding glycogen synthase GlgA translates to MTPVRVLAVASEVYPIVKTGGLADVAGALPLALKAHGVEMRTLMPGYPDVMRMLGGAGEIRRWPDYFGGPGRLLAGSHDGLDLFVLDVPHLYARPGNPYVTAEGVDWPDNGLRFAALSRIAADIGHGLVPAFVPDVVHAHDWQAGLAPAYLHYDNRPRPGTVMTIHNMAYQGKFAPELIGSIGLPWDSFNVHGLEYFGGISFLKAGLQLADRITTVSPTYAQEIQSDEGGMGLGGLLRQRADVLSGILNGIDTDVWNPQTDPHIAYRFGAEDLTFRAANKAVLQQQFNLDSSDEAPLLGVISRLSWQKGLDLLLEAIPTILGDGMQLALLGSGDRDLQDRYQAVARANPGRIGVVIGYDEILAHLIQAGSDALIVPSRFEPCGLTQLYALRYGAVPIVSRVGGLEDTIVDIGEASTSDRAATGFKFAPVTVEALTGTLRKANTAFHNKATWRRLQLSGLATDVSWRNRAGDYAVLYRDLVAARRT, encoded by the coding sequence ATGACGCCTGTTCGCGTCCTCGCGGTCGCCTCCGAAGTCTACCCGATCGTCAAGACCGGCGGCCTCGCGGATGTCGCCGGCGCACTGCCGCTTGCGCTGAAGGCGCACGGCGTCGAGATGCGCACGCTGATGCCGGGCTATCCCGACGTGATGCGAATGCTGGGGGGAGCCGGCGAAATCCGGCGCTGGCCGGATTATTTCGGCGGTCCCGGACGCCTGCTCGCGGGCTCGCATGACGGGCTCGATCTGTTCGTGCTCGACGTGCCGCATCTCTATGCGCGGCCGGGCAATCCCTACGTCACTGCCGAGGGCGTCGACTGGCCCGACAATGGCCTGCGCTTCGCCGCACTGTCACGCATTGCCGCCGACATCGGTCACGGCCTCGTTCCTGCGTTCGTGCCCGATGTGGTGCACGCCCATGACTGGCAGGCGGGGCTCGCGCCCGCTTATCTGCACTACGACAACCGTCCGCGGCCCGGCACCGTGATGACCATCCACAACATGGCCTATCAGGGCAAGTTCGCTCCTGAGCTGATCGGTTCGATCGGCCTGCCCTGGGACTCCTTCAACGTCCATGGCCTCGAATATTTCGGCGGCATCAGCTTCCTCAAGGCGGGGCTTCAGCTCGCCGATCGCATCACCACGGTATCGCCGACCTATGCGCAGGAGATCCAGAGCGACGAAGGCGGCATGGGGCTCGGCGGCCTGCTGCGCCAACGCGCCGATGTGCTGAGCGGCATTCTCAACGGCATCGACACCGACGTGTGGAATCCGCAAACCGATCCGCACATCGCCTACCGCTTCGGCGCGGAGGACCTCACGTTCCGCGCTGCGAACAAGGCGGTGCTTCAGCAGCAGTTCAATCTCGATTCCTCGGACGAGGCGCCGTTGCTCGGCGTCATCAGCCGCCTGTCCTGGCAGAAGGGGCTCGATCTCCTGCTCGAGGCCATCCCGACCATCTTGGGCGACGGCATGCAGCTCGCGCTGCTCGGCAGCGGCGATCGCGATCTCCAGGATCGCTATCAGGCCGTCGCCCGCGCGAACCCCGGACGGATCGGCGTCGTGATCGGCTATGACGAGATTCTGGCGCACCTGATCCAGGCCGGATCGGACGCACTCATCGTGCCGTCGCGGTTCGAGCCGTGCGGCCTGACCCAGCTCTACGCGTTGCGCTATGGCGCCGTCCCGATCGTGTCGCGCGTCGGCGGCCTCGAAGACACCATCGTCGATATCGGCGAGGCCAGCACATCGGACCGCGCCGCGACCGGCTTCAAGTTCGCGCCCGTCACCGTAGAGGCCCTCACCGGCACGCTGCGCAAGGCCAACACGGCCTTCCACAACAAGGCGACCTGGCGCCGGCTGCAATTGAGCGGCCTTGCGACCGACGTCTCCTGGCGCAACCGCGCCGGCGACTATGCCGTGCTCTATCGCGATCTCGTGGCGGCGCGCCGGACGTAG
- a CDS encoding phosphorylase family protein, translating to MKAVIAVVGLAIEARIAGAPAMIAEGDRTAFYLRDAIRHGARGIISFGVCGGLDPKLRPGNIVIASSVFAAKDEAYPADHPWAEELLRMIPGASYAAIAGVASPMTSLEERRDFHGITGAVAADMESQIVARIASELRIPFAVCRVVLNPAHRKLPRAALIDIGPAGKPELRKIGRSLVQDPGQLPGLSRLTVDSVMAVMALRSAKRRLGAHFGFPHLCSRDRVPIPTRALETIATRA from the coding sequence GTGAAGGCGGTCATCGCCGTGGTTGGACTTGCGATCGAGGCCAGAATAGCCGGCGCGCCGGCGATGATTGCTGAAGGTGACCGGACCGCCTTTTACTTGCGTGACGCCATCAGACATGGCGCGCGCGGCATTATAAGTTTCGGGGTATGCGGCGGGCTAGATCCGAAGCTCCGACCAGGTAACATTGTCATCGCCTCGTCGGTATTTGCCGCGAAAGATGAAGCTTATCCAGCTGACCACCCCTGGGCCGAGGAGCTCCTTCGGATGATCCCGGGTGCCAGCTACGCTGCGATAGCGGGTGTCGCTTCCCCGATGACAAGTCTTGAAGAGAGACGGGATTTCCATGGCATCACTGGGGCGGTTGCCGCCGATATGGAGTCGCAGATCGTCGCTCGAATTGCTTCCGAACTCAGAATTCCCTTTGCCGTCTGTCGTGTTGTTCTAAACCCCGCTCATCGAAAACTTCCGAGGGCAGCGCTCATAGATATCGGGCCAGCAGGTAAGCCTGAACTGCGCAAGATTGGACGTTCGCTTGTTCAAGACCCGGGGCAACTCCCTGGTCTTAGCCGGCTCACCGTTGACTCCGTCATGGCGGTGATGGCTTTGCGCAGCGCCAAGCGACGGCTCGGAGCTCACTTTGGTTTCCCGCACCTGTGTTCACGAGACCGAGTCCCCATTCCGACGCGTGCACTTGAAACGATAGCCACACGCGCCTGA
- a CDS encoding nucleoside deaminase, translating into MSRSEADVQDLRMIERCLELARQGVKQGELPFGAVIAYRGQVIAEATNHVSSECDVTRHAELVALSEAQKTLRQKRLPDCTLYSIVEPCPMCSFPAREARIGRVVFAISSPIMGGFSRWDVLSDNSLSSKLPEVFGPAPEIVSGLLSQRAEQVWRDWNPLAWRFMRRRGCFGRAAEQTSCHAGAPRPTFSWNALADILAAPALSVSNVFLRRRADSNTISDLEKPGV; encoded by the coding sequence ATGAGTAGATCAGAAGCTGACGTTCAAGATCTGCGAATGATAGAAAGATGCCTCGAACTCGCCCGGCAAGGGGTGAAGCAAGGAGAGCTGCCATTCGGCGCCGTCATCGCGTACCGAGGACAGGTCATCGCAGAAGCGACCAACCACGTTTCATCGGAATGCGACGTGACCCGACACGCGGAACTCGTGGCTCTTTCAGAGGCGCAGAAGACTCTGAGACAAAAGCGTTTGCCGGATTGCACCTTGTATTCAATCGTCGAACCTTGCCCAATGTGTTCTTTCCCGGCACGGGAGGCGCGGATTGGTCGCGTGGTGTTCGCCATTTCATCTCCGATCATGGGCGGATTTTCGAGATGGGACGTTCTGTCGGACAACAGTTTGTCGAGCAAACTGCCTGAGGTCTTCGGACCTGCGCCGGAAATCGTCTCGGGCTTGCTATCCCAAAGGGCCGAGCAGGTCTGGCGCGACTGGAACCCGCTCGCCTGGCGATTTATGAGACGACGAGGCTGCTTCGGACGAGCGGCCGAGCAGACTTCGTGCCACGCGGGCGCGCCTCGGCCAACGTTTTCCTGGAACGCGCTGGCGGATATTTTGGCCGCGCCGGCTCTTTCGGTGAGTAACGTCTTTCTGCGCCGGCGTGCAGATTCCAACACCATCTCGGACCTGGAAAAGCCTGGAGTCTGA
- a CDS encoding ABC transporter substrate-binding protein, with amino-acid sequence MSINSDDHSITRRLAASLLAAAITLSTAAASFAADTVVLRVGDQKGGNRSLLEISGYAKDLPYRIEWSEFPAAAPILEALNAGALDVGYTGDLSFLSVYAAGAPIKAIGGTRSDAKTQAILVRQDSPIKSAADLKGKRLAGTRGGWGQFLIDATLEKAQIKLEDATFAPLGPVDAKIALVAGSIDAWAVWEPYVSFATLKDKARVIADGEGLTPTITFIVASDNAIATKRAAVQDLVQRLNKARLWSLDHVAEYAKSTAELTKLPEDVLLSAYTAQRTSPIVIDQNVVKEVQEASDRSTRYGILPKTLDVSKAVDRSFTAAAAGSN; translated from the coding sequence ATGAGCATCAACTCCGACGACCATTCCATCACACGCCGGCTCGCAGCATCGCTGCTCGCCGCAGCCATCACCCTGTCGACCGCGGCCGCCTCGTTCGCGGCCGACACCGTCGTGCTGCGCGTCGGCGACCAGAAGGGCGGCAACCGTTCGCTGCTCGAAATCTCCGGCTATGCGAAGGATCTGCCCTACAGAATCGAATGGTCAGAATTCCCTGCCGCCGCTCCGATCCTGGAAGCGCTGAACGCCGGCGCGCTCGACGTCGGCTACACCGGCGATCTCTCCTTCCTCTCGGTCTATGCAGCCGGCGCGCCGATCAAGGCGATCGGCGGCACCAGGTCGGATGCGAAGACGCAAGCGATCCTCGTGCGCCAGGATTCGCCGATCAAGTCGGCGGCCGACCTCAAGGGAAAACGCCTCGCCGGCACGCGCGGCGGCTGGGGCCAGTTCCTGATCGACGCGACGCTGGAGAAAGCGCAGATCAAGCTGGAGGACGCGACCTTCGCACCGCTCGGCCCGGTCGACGCCAAGATCGCACTCGTGGCCGGCTCGATCGATGCCTGGGCCGTGTGGGAGCCCTATGTCTCGTTCGCGACGCTGAAGGACAAGGCCCGCGTGATCGCCGACGGCGAAGGCCTGACGCCGACAATCACCTTCATCGTGGCCTCCGACAACGCCATCGCCACCAAGCGCGCGGCGGTGCAGGACCTCGTGCAGCGGCTGAACAAGGCACGGCTGTGGTCGCTCGATCATGTTGCCGAATACGCAAAGAGCACGGCCGAGTTGACCAAACTGCCGGAGGACGTGCTGCTGTCGGCCTACACCGCGCAGCGCACCAGCCCGATCGTGATCGACCAGAACGTGGTGAAGGAGGTGCAGGAAGCGTCCGACCGCTCGACGCGCTACGGCATCCTGCCGAAGACGCTCGACGTGAGCAAAGCCGTGGACCGCAGCTTTACGGCCGCGGCCGCGGGGTCAAACTAG
- a CDS encoding ABC transporter substrate-binding protein codes for MGNDNKRSGSGLDRRHLLQAGLAAAFAAPLGAFGAAQAFAPQAIAPGVDLSEFPLCRTAADGPVLTGAPRKLKLSWNAGAVCLAPVPVAIEHGFFQKHNLDIELINYSGSTDQLLEAIATGKSDAGLGMALRWLKPLEQGFDVKIAAGTHGGCMRVLTRADANVSKLADLKGKIVAVGDLGGPDKNFFSVQLAKLGIDPNKDVDWRAYPGNLLNVAVEKGEVQAFLSSDPLGYLWLKDSQYKEVASNLDGEYRDKSCCILGLRGSLVREEPQVARALTQALLDAAMFTAQNPAVTAKSFQPYAPKTASLADIEGMVRYHTHHHHPVGEVLKRELKSYADDLRSVQVFKQSTDTAKFAERIYVDVFAV; via the coding sequence ATGGGCAACGACAACAAGCGCAGCGGATCGGGCCTCGACCGGCGTCATTTGCTGCAGGCGGGGCTTGCGGCGGCATTTGCAGCTCCGCTTGGTGCCTTCGGTGCAGCGCAGGCCTTCGCGCCACAGGCGATCGCGCCCGGTGTCGATCTCTCGGAGTTTCCGCTGTGCCGGACGGCCGCGGATGGCCCCGTCCTCACCGGCGCGCCGCGCAAGCTGAAGCTGTCGTGGAATGCCGGCGCGGTCTGTCTCGCCCCGGTGCCCGTCGCCATCGAGCACGGCTTCTTCCAGAAGCACAATCTCGACATCGAGCTCATCAACTATTCCGGCTCGACCGACCAGCTGCTCGAGGCGATCGCGACGGGAAAGAGCGATGCCGGACTCGGCATGGCGCTGCGTTGGTTGAAGCCGCTGGAGCAGGGCTTTGACGTCAAGATCGCCGCCGGCACCCATGGCGGCTGCATGCGCGTCCTGACCCGCGCCGACGCCAATGTGAGCAAGCTCGCCGACCTCAAGGGCAAGATCGTCGCGGTCGGCGATCTCGGTGGTCCCGACAAGAACTTCTTCTCCGTCCAGCTCGCCAAGCTCGGTATCGATCCCAACAAGGATGTCGACTGGCGCGCCTATCCCGGCAACCTTCTCAACGTCGCCGTGGAGAAGGGCGAGGTGCAGGCCTTCCTGTCGTCGGATCCGCTCGGCTATCTCTGGCTCAAGGACAGCCAGTACAAGGAAGTCGCTTCCAACCTCGACGGCGAATATCGCGACAAGAGCTGCTGCATCCTCGGCCTGCGCGGCAGCCTGGTGCGCGAGGAGCCGCAGGTCGCGCGCGCGCTGACGCAGGCGCTGCTCGATGCCGCGATGTTCACCGCGCAGAATCCGGCCGTGACGGCGAAGTCGTTCCAGCCTTACGCACCGAAGACGGCATCGCTCGCCGATATCGAGGGCATGGTGCGCTACCACACCCATCATCATCATCCCGTCGGTGAAGTCCTCAAGCGCGAGCTGAAGTCTTATGCGGACGATCTGAGGAGCGTGCAGGTCTTCAAGCAGAGCACCGATACGGCCAAATTCGCGGAGCGCATCTATGTCGACGTATTCGCTGTCTGA
- a CDS encoding acyl-CoA dehydrogenase family protein — protein MVTSVAKGRAAHSEPDYIARAEALAEGFAVRAAEHDRTGSFPFENFRELSEAGLLSLTVPAVHGGAGAGARYAVRVIGIIGKADPSTALVLSMHYINHLVMGRSPTWPLRHSRKLARESVEGLALVNALRVEPELGSPARGGLPATIARRTETGWRLTGHKIYSTGSPILKWYLVWARTDEAEPRVGQFLVPAGLPGTRIVETWDHHGLRASGSHDVIFDDVVIPLDAEVDVRKPQEWRAPDVAQATVHTVFVAAIYDGIARAARDWFVQFLKQRVPASLGAPLATLPRAQEILGAIEARLAVNARLIETFARDFDDGVALSTGESNVIKLTVTNNAVAVVEDALSLTGNHGLSRTNPLERHYRDVLCGRVHTPQDDATRTGLGRAALGL, from the coding sequence ATGGTGACGTCCGTAGCCAAGGGCCGGGCGGCCCATAGCGAGCCGGACTACATCGCGCGCGCCGAGGCGCTAGCCGAAGGCTTCGCTGTGCGTGCAGCCGAGCATGATCGCACCGGCAGCTTTCCCTTCGAGAATTTTCGCGAGCTCTCCGAGGCTGGCCTGCTGTCGCTGACGGTGCCGGCCGTTCATGGCGGGGCCGGAGCGGGCGCACGATACGCCGTGCGGGTCATCGGCATCATCGGCAAGGCCGATCCGTCGACCGCCTTGGTGCTGTCGATGCACTACATCAACCATCTGGTAATGGGGCGCAGTCCGACCTGGCCGCTGCGGCACTCGCGCAAGCTTGCGCGTGAGAGCGTCGAGGGCCTCGCGCTCGTCAACGCGCTCCGCGTCGAGCCCGAGCTCGGCTCGCCTGCGCGCGGCGGCCTGCCGGCGACGATCGCCCGGCGCACCGAAACCGGTTGGCGCCTGACCGGTCACAAGATCTATTCGACGGGATCGCCGATCCTGAAATGGTATCTGGTCTGGGCGCGGACAGACGAAGCCGAACCGCGCGTCGGGCAGTTCCTGGTGCCGGCGGGACTGCCGGGCACCCGCATCGTCGAGACCTGGGATCATCACGGCCTGCGCGCCAGCGGCAGCCACGACGTCATCTTCGACGACGTCGTGATCCCGCTCGATGCCGAGGTCGATGTCCGCAAGCCCCAGGAGTGGCGTGCGCCCGACGTCGCGCAGGCGACCGTCCACACGGTGTTCGTCGCGGCGATCTATGACGGCATTGCCCGTGCCGCGCGCGACTGGTTTGTCCAGTTCCTGAAGCAGCGCGTTCCCGCCAGCCTCGGCGCGCCGCTTGCGACCTTGCCGCGGGCGCAGGAGATTCTCGGTGCCATCGAGGCCAGGCTCGCAGTCAATGCGCGGCTGATCGAGACGTTCGCCCGCGACTTCGACGACGGCGTCGCTCTCTCCACCGGCGAATCCAACGTGATCAAGCTGACGGTGACCAACAACGCCGTCGCCGTGGTCGAGGATGCACTATCGCTGACCGGCAATCACGGCCTGTCCCGCACCAATCCGCTGGAGCGGCACTATCGCGATGTCTTGTGCGGCCGCGTGCACACGCCGCAGGACGATGCCACCCGCACCGGCCTCGGCCGCGCCGCATTGGGCCTCTAG
- a CDS encoding DODA-type extradiol aromatic ring-opening family dioxygenase, with protein sequence MTRFPTLFLSHGGGPWPFMEDRRVQYAKTAAEFGRLPQLLPERPKAVLVITGHWEADAFTVSISAHPPMVYDYYGFPEHTYHLKYPAPGKPELAAEVRALLEHAGLDCREDPNQGFDHGTFVPLGLMYPNADMPIVLLSLKSSYDAAEHIKVGQAIASLRDEGILIVGSGLTYHNMRGFNRPESKPVSYDFEAYLNEAISNPDAARRNAMLVDWENAPSARLAHPREDHLLPLMVAAGAAGSDVGKRVFVDEVANVVMASYVFG encoded by the coding sequence GCCCCTGGCCCTTCATGGAGGACCGGCGGGTGCAATATGCCAAGACGGCAGCGGAGTTCGGCCGGCTGCCGCAGCTTCTTCCCGAGAGGCCCAAGGCCGTGCTCGTCATCACCGGCCATTGGGAGGCCGACGCCTTCACGGTGTCGATCTCGGCGCATCCGCCGATGGTGTACGACTATTACGGTTTCCCCGAGCATACCTATCACCTCAAATATCCGGCGCCGGGCAAGCCCGAGCTCGCCGCGGAGGTGAGGGCACTGCTCGAGCACGCGGGCCTCGATTGCCGGGAGGATCCCAATCAGGGTTTCGATCACGGGACCTTCGTGCCGCTCGGCCTGATGTATCCGAACGCGGATATGCCGATCGTGCTGCTGTCGCTGAAGTCGAGCTACGATGCGGCCGAGCACATCAAGGTCGGGCAGGCGATCGCATCGCTCCGCGACGAAGGCATCCTGATCGTCGGCAGCGGGCTCACCTATCACAACATGCGCGGCTTCAACAGGCCGGAGTCAAAGCCGGTCTCGTATGATTTCGAGGCCTATCTGAACGAGGCGATCAGCAACCCGGATGCGGCGCGCCGCAACGCGATGCTGGTCGACTGGGAGAACGCGCCGAGCGCGCGTCTCGCGCATCCCCGCGAGGACCATCTGCTGCCGCTGATGGTCGCGGCAGGTGCCGCCGGCAGCGACGTCGGCAAGCGCGTCTTCGTCGACGAGGTCGCGAACGTCGTGATGGCGTCGTATGTGTTTGGATGA
- a CDS encoding ABC transporter permease, whose protein sequence is MSTYSLSDGLASGAPRLSRTPALASWVRDSGVGILASVAWTAFGLSCLWWEDVGDWSRTHSLGIAAFIVAAIALFGTVGADYLGTAGKALRQRAPWLAALGAFLTVWEVATAKFAWLPLPFFPPPQSIIEVYTDDLPKLLDSVFASVKLQLGGYLIGATVGFLTGVSIGWSRAVGYWVHPVLRFIGPLPATAWLPIAFFTFPSSWSASTFLIALATGFPVTVLTWSGVASVSNAYYDVARTLGAKPSFLVLKVAIPAALPHVFVGLFMGLGSSFAVLVVAEMIGVKAGLGWYLQWAQGWAAYANMYAALIVMSLLCSGAITLLFAIRDRLLVWQKGTVKW, encoded by the coding sequence ATGTCGACGTATTCGCTGTCTGACGGCCTCGCCTCCGGCGCGCCGCGCCTCTCGCGCACGCCGGCCCTTGCGAGCTGGGTCCGGGATTCCGGCGTCGGCATTCTCGCCAGCGTCGCGTGGACCGCGTTCGGCCTGTCCTGCCTGTGGTGGGAGGATGTCGGCGACTGGTCGCGGACGCATTCGCTCGGCATCGCCGCCTTCATCGTTGCCGCGATCGCCTTGTTCGGCACCGTCGGCGCCGACTATCTGGGGACCGCGGGTAAGGCCTTGCGGCAGCGCGCGCCCTGGCTCGCGGCGCTCGGCGCATTCCTGACGGTGTGGGAAGTTGCCACCGCGAAATTCGCCTGGCTGCCGCTGCCGTTCTTCCCGCCGCCGCAATCGATCATCGAGGTCTATACGGACGATCTGCCAAAGCTGCTCGACAGCGTGTTCGCCTCGGTCAAGCTCCAGCTCGGCGGCTACCTGATCGGCGCCACGGTCGGCTTCCTGACCGGCGTCTCGATCGGCTGGTCGCGCGCGGTCGGCTATTGGGTGCATCCGGTGCTGCGCTTCATCGGCCCGCTGCCGGCAACGGCCTGGCTGCCGATTGCCTTCTTCACGTTTCCGTCGAGCTGGAGCGCCTCGACCTTCCTGATCGCGCTCGCGACCGGTTTCCCGGTCACCGTCTTGACCTGGTCCGGCGTCGCGAGCGTCAGCAACGCCTATTACGACGTCGCACGTACGCTCGGCGCAAAGCCGTCCTTCCTGGTGCTCAAGGTCGCGATTCCCGCGGCCCTCCCGCACGTCTTCGTCGGCCTGTTCATGGGCCTCGGCTCGTCCTTCGCCGTGCTCGTCGTGGCCGAGATGATCGGCGTGAAGGCCGGGCTCGGCTGGTACCTGCAATGGGCGCAGGGCTGGGCCGCCTACGCCAACATGTATGCGGCGCTGATCGTGATGTCGCTGCTCTGCTCCGGCGCCATCACGCTGCTGTTCGCCATCCGCGATCGCCTGCTGGTCTGGCAGAAGGGGACCGTGAAATGGTAG
- the glgC gene encoding glucose-1-phosphate adenylyltransferase: MSAARSEPLARQALAFVLAGGRGSRLLELTDRRAKPAVYFGGKSRIIDFALSNAVNSGIRRIAVATQYKAHSLIRHLQMGWNFFRPERNESFDILPASQRVSENMWYVGTADAIYQNIDIIESHNARFIVVLAGDHIYKMDYEVMLRQHVDSGADVTVGCLEMPRQESSGFGIMHIDENGWIQQFLEKPKDPPPMPGKPDVSLASMGIYVFDTKFLFDQLKRDAEDTNSSHDFGKDIIPYIVKNGRAIAHQFSTSCVRSGSDPRSYWRDAGTVDAYWAANIDLTDVVPELDLFDRAWPIWSYAEITPPAKFVHDEESRRGQAVSSLVSGGCIISGASLRRSLLFTGVRVNSYATVENAVIMPYVNVGRGARLKNVVIDRGVEIPEGLVVGEDPELDAKRFRTTEQGISLITQTMLDRLNT; the protein is encoded by the coding sequence ATGAGTGCCGCGAGATCCGAGCCGCTTGCCCGTCAGGCGCTGGCGTTCGTCCTGGCCGGCGGACGCGGCAGCCGGCTCCTGGAACTGACCGACCGGCGCGCCAAGCCCGCGGTCTATTTCGGCGGCAAGTCCCGCATCATCGATTTCGCGCTGTCCAATGCGGTGAACTCCGGCATCCGCCGGATCGCGGTCGCGACCCAGTACAAGGCGCACAGCCTGATCCGGCACCTTCAGATGGGCTGGAACTTCTTCCGCCCCGAACGCAACGAGAGCTTTGACATCCTCCCGGCCAGTCAGCGCGTCTCGGAGAACATGTGGTATGTCGGCACGGCGGATGCGATCTATCAGAACATCGACATCATCGAGTCGCACAACGCACGCTTCATCGTCGTGCTCGCCGGCGACCACATCTACAAGATGGACTACGAGGTGATGCTGCGCCAGCATGTCGACAGCGGCGCCGACGTCACGGTCGGCTGCCTCGAAATGCCGCGCCAGGAATCTTCCGGCTTCGGCATCATGCATATCGACGAGAACGGCTGGATCCAGCAGTTCCTGGAGAAGCCCAAGGATCCGCCGCCGATGCCGGGCAAGCCGGACGTCTCGCTCGCCAGCATGGGCATCTACGTGTTCGATACGAAATTCCTGTTCGACCAGCTCAAGCGCGACGCCGAGGATACGAACTCCAGTCACGATTTCGGCAAGGACATCATCCCCTATATCGTCAAGAACGGCCGTGCGATCGCGCACCAGTTCTCGACCTCCTGCGTTCGCTCCGGCAGCGACCCCCGCTCCTACTGGCGCGATGCCGGCACGGTCGATGCCTATTGGGCGGCCAATATCGACCTCACCGACGTCGTGCCGGAGCTCGACCTGTTCGACCGCGCCTGGCCGATCTGGTCCTATGCGGAGATCACGCCGCCCGCCAAGTTCGTCCATGACGAGGAGAGCCGGCGCGGCCAGGCCGTGAGCTCGCTGGTCTCGGGCGGCTGCATCATCTCCGGCGCCTCGCTGCGCCGCTCGCTGCTGTTCACCGGCGTGCGCGTCAACTCCTACGCCACTGTCGAGAACGCCGTGATCATGCCCTACGTGAATGTCGGCCGCGGCGCTCGTTTGAAGAACGTCGTGATCGACCGCGGCGTCGAAATCCCCGAGGGACTCGTCGTCGGCGAGGATCCCGAACTCGACGCCAAGCGCTTCCGCACCACCGAGCAGGGCATTTCGCTCATCACCCAGACAATGCTCGACAGGCTCAATACATGA
- a CDS encoding SemiSWEET transporter — translation MEPFAIKLIGFAAATCTTVAYAPQFIKVWKTRSARDISLGMFLVMVLGLALWLVYGLLSGDAPLVAANAITMVLAGGILFMKLRYG, via the coding sequence ATGGAACCCTTCGCGATCAAGCTGATCGGCTTTGCCGCCGCCACCTGCACCACCGTCGCCTACGCGCCGCAGTTCATCAAGGTCTGGAAGACCCGCTCGGCGCGCGACATCTCGCTCGGCATGTTCCTGGTCATGGTGCTGGGCCTGGCGCTCTGGCTCGTCTACGGCCTGCTCTCTGGCGACGCCCCGCTGGTCGCCGCCAACGCCATCACCATGGTGCTCGCCGGCGGCATCCTGTTCATGAAGCTGAGGTACGGGTGA